Proteins encoded together in one Styela clava chromosome 12, kaStyClav1.hap1.2, whole genome shotgun sequence window:
- the LOC120330357 gene encoding uncharacterized protein LOC120330357: MDRKISVYLCGAHCAGKTTLQQSLQRHPEFSKFGFKSQEEVARPLIKKRGLTPEQLRNPDVLFEFEKEILQIQCTTEDNEIKEYNGNYNRFLWDRGIIDPLGYTKAFVGESEAEELFEIPHAKKMLSRWKEGKTCLVFMVKPEKEFIEFDGVRRECNIDELMKLHYSMISILDQLNIKYSVINCRDLAERTKQVFKEVKLHWFNQ; encoded by the exons ATGGATAGGAAAATATCGGTTTATCTATGCGGCGCACACTGTGCCGGGAAGACAACTCTTCAGCAAAGTCTTCAAAGACATCCAGAGTTTTCAAAGTTCGGATTTAAATCTCAAGAAGAAGTAGCAAGGCCGTTGATTAAGAAGAGAGGACTCACGCCG GAACAACTTCGCAATCCAGATGTACTCTTCGAATTTGAGAAAGAAATTTTGCAAATACAATGCACGACAGAGGATAATGAAATAAAAG AATATAACGGGAATTATAATCGTTTTCTCTGGGACCGTGGTATAATCGATCCATTGGGATATACAAAGGCTTTTGTCGGCGAGTCGGAGGCTgaagaattatttgaaattccACACGCAAAAAAGATGCTGTCAAG ATGGAAAGAAGGAAAAACTTGTCTCGTATTCATGGTGAAACCagaaaaagaatttattgaatttgaCGGAGTTAGACGAGAATGCAACATTGACGAACTTATGAAACTACACTATTCTATGATTTCTATTCTCGACCAACTGAATATCAAGTACTCGGTGATAAATTGTCGAGATCTTGCAGAACGtacaaaacaagtttttaaagaAGTAAAACTACATTGGTTCAACCAATAA